GGCTGGCCCACTACCGGGACGAAAACGGCAACATATTGATGCCAGACTTTTCAATTCCCAGATATCATATGTTTTGTTTAAACACGCCTTATTTACCCTATCTTCTGGCGCAGATTAAAGAGGTGTGTGAACGTTACGACGCCGACGGCATCTTTTTAGATATTATGTCGGTGAGAAAATGCTACTGTCCCGCTTGTGTTGCTCAGCTCATTGCTGAGGGCAAAGACCCTGCAAACGAAGCCGATGCGTTAGACCTGGCAGAGCGGGTTTATGCAAACTATTGCCGCAGTGTGCGCGAAACCATCGATTCTGTAAAACCCGGCCTGCCTGTTTTCCATAACGGCGGCCACATTGTAAACGGCAGGCGCGACTTGGCGGACTTTAACACCCATTTAGAACTGGAAAGCCTGCCCACCGGCGGCTGGGGCTACGACCATTTTCCGCTGTCTGCGCGCTACGCACAAGGGCTGGGGAAAGAATTTTTGGGTATGACAGGAAAGTTTCACGAATCGTGGGGTGAGTTCGGCGGATTTAAACACAAAAATGCACTGCGCTACGAGGCGGCCTTAGCCGCGGCCAACGGCGCAAAATCCTCTGTGGGAGACCAGTTAGCCCCCAACGGTGAAATGGACATGGCCACCTATAACCTCATTGGCGCAGCCTATAAAGAGTTAGAAGAAAAAGAGCCGTGGCTGGATCATGTTACGGCAAAAACCGACATTGCCCTGTTTTCTACCGAGGCTGCCGCGACTTATTATAAAACATCAGACAGCGCAAGGGTTTCCGGTGCAACGGCAGGCGCTGTGCGCATGCTGCTGGAGGGCCACTATCTGTTCGACGTGGTGGATTTTGAATCGGACTTTAACAAATACAGCGTGCTGATTTTGCCGGATGCCGTTCGGTTAGATGAGGGATTTCAAAAGAAAATACAGTCGTTTTTAGATAACGGCGGCAAAATTTTAGCCACCGGCACGGCTGGTTTGAAAAAAGAAAACGACAGTTTTGCTTTCGACCTGGGTGCAAAATTTGTTGGCAAAAATGAATTTTGCCCGGACTATCTGCGTCCCGGTTTTGACATTCCCGATATGGACATTTCTGACTACATCATCTATGCGCAGGGCTATAAATGCGAAACCACAGGCGAAGAGCTTGCCTCCCGCCGTGACCCCTACTTTAACAGAACGGCAGAGCATTTTTGCTCTCACAGACACGCCCCCTCT
This region of Congzhengia minquanensis genomic DNA includes:
- a CDS encoding alpha-amylase family protein; this translates as MNFRQVHLDFHTSEKIDDIGSRFSKKQFQEALKAGHVNSITVFSKCHHGWAYHPSDANEMHPGLSFDLLKEQIEAAHEIGVKTPVYISAGYDEKAAKEHPEWLAHYRDENGNILMPDFSIPRYHMFCLNTPYLPYLLAQIKEVCERYDADGIFLDIMSVRKCYCPACVAQLIAEGKDPANEADALDLAERVYANYCRSVRETIDSVKPGLPVFHNGGHIVNGRRDLADFNTHLELESLPTGGWGYDHFPLSARYAQGLGKEFLGMTGKFHESWGEFGGFKHKNALRYEAALAAANGAKSSVGDQLAPNGEMDMATYNLIGAAYKELEEKEPWLDHVTAKTDIALFSTEAAATYYKTSDSARVSGATAGAVRMLLEGHYLFDVVDFESDFNKYSVLILPDAVRLDEGFQKKIQSFLDNGGKILATGTAGLKKENDSFAFDLGAKFVGKNEFCPDYLRPGFDIPDMDISDYIIYAQGYKCETTGEELASRRDPYFNRTAEHFCSHRHAPSSGVYGGAGITEGKDGAYIGWEIFTEYATRGSLIAKRVVMHTLDKLLAERKTLETSLPAQGVVTLMDQAESSRLVCHTLYAIPVKRGSGVEIIEDIVPVFDIDVKIKTEKEIKKVYLAPSMEEIPFTQKEGYVSFTVPKIECAQITVLNY